A section of the Paramisgurnus dabryanus chromosome 4, PD_genome_1.1, whole genome shotgun sequence genome encodes:
- the LOC135750650 gene encoding uncharacterized protein isoform X2, with product MRFSHKSYLRKHVLIHTNERPYQCSECDKAFTNKSYLNLHQKTHTGEKLYQCSHCDKGFGYKSQLIAHERLHTGEKPYVCSVCAKSFSERSNLVTHLRTHTGEKPYKCSQCEKTFTKSGNLKIHERVHTGEKPYLCSQCGKSFSSSSTLTLHARVHTGEKPHQCGVCGKSFKKPANLVSHQRIHTGDKPFKCSQCEKTFTESGSLKAHQRVHTGEKPYHCDVCDKSFNQHYNFVSHQRIHTGEKPYKCSRCEKTFTHSSSFKAHQRVHTGEKPYVCSQCGKSFSTSTNLTLHLRVHTGEKPYHCSICEKSFTGLSTFKVHERLHTGEKPHHCSVCGKSFNQHEHLVSHQRTHTGEKPYKCSHCEKTFTHPSSFKDHERVHTGEKPYVCSICGERFAASRSLQNHQKKKHTEEQTTLK from the coding sequence ATGAGATTCAGCCACAAATCCTATCTGAGGAAGCATGTGCTTATACACACCAATGAGAGACCGTATCAGTGCAGTGAATGTGACAAAGCCTTtacaaataaaagttatttaaatttacaccagaaaacacacactggagagaaactctatcagtgttcacactgtgataaaGGTTTCGGTTATAAATCTCAGCTGATAGCCCATGAAagacttcacactggagagaaaccttacgtctgtaGTGTATGTGCGAAGAGTTTCAGCGAACGTTCCAATTTAGTGACACACctgagaactcatacaggtgaaaaaccttacaaatgctctcagtgtgagaagacGTTTACTAAGTCAGGTAACTTAAAAATCcatgagagagttcacactggagagaaaccttacctCTGCTCTCAATGTGGGAAGAGCTTCTCTTCTTCAAGTACTTTGACTCTTCATGcaagagttcacactggagagaaacctcatcaatGTGGTgtttgtggaaagagttttaaaaAACCTGCCAATTTAGTGTCACaccagagaattcatacaggtgataaacctttcaaatgctctcagtgtgagaaaACGTTTACTGAGTCAGGTTCCTTAAAagcccatcagagagttcatactggagagaaaccttaccaCTGTGATGTTTGTGATAAGAGTTTTAATCAACATTACAATTTTGTGTCACaccagagaattcatacaggtgaaaaaccttacaaatgctctcgtTGTGAGAAGACGTTTACTCATTCAAGTTCATTTAAagcccatcagagagttcatactggagagaaaccttacgtctgctctcAATGTGGGAAGAGCTTCTCTACTTCAACTAATTTGACTCTTCATCtaagagttcacactggagaaaaaccttatcACTGCTCAATCTGTGAGAAGAGCTTCACTGGTCTAAGTACTTTTAAAGTTCATGAGagacttcacactggagagaaacctcatcactgtagtgtttgtggaaagagttttaatCAACATGAACATTTAGTGTcacaccagagaactcatacaggtgaaaaaccctACAAATGCTCTCATTGTGAGAAGACTTTTACTCATCCAAGTTCCTTTAAAGACCATGAGAGAGTTCATacaggagagaaaccttacgtctgctcgatctgtggagagagatttGCTGCTTCTAGAAGTCTCCAGAATCATCAGAAGAAAAAACATACTGAAGAACAAACTacattgaaataa
- the LOC135750650 gene encoding uncharacterized protein isoform X1 codes for MMMEIKTEPTEIKTEPTEIKTEPTADEYEDNHDDGHDFFLSDVKSESCLDGEITSSTLSCITGGETLSSQRHEGKQSHETPFYCTECGKYYTTKRSLTDHKRLHTGEKPYECPHCEMRFSHKSYLRKHVLIHTNERPYQCSECDKAFTNKSYLNLHQKTHTGEKLYQCSHCDKGFGYKSQLIAHERLHTGEKPYVCSVCAKSFSERSNLVTHLRTHTGEKPYKCSQCEKTFTKSGNLKIHERVHTGEKPYLCSQCGKSFSSSSTLTLHARVHTGEKPHQCGVCGKSFKKPANLVSHQRIHTGDKPFKCSQCEKTFTESGSLKAHQRVHTGEKPYHCDVCDKSFNQHYNFVSHQRIHTGEKPYKCSRCEKTFTHSSSFKAHQRVHTGEKPYVCSQCGKSFSTSTNLTLHLRVHTGEKPYHCSICEKSFTGLSTFKVHERLHTGEKPHHCSVCGKSFNQHEHLVSHQRTHTGEKPYKCSHCEKTFTHPSSFKDHERVHTGEKPYVCSICGERFAASRSLQNHQKKKHTEEQTTLK; via the exons ATGATGATGGAGATCAAAACTGAACctacagaaataaaaactgaacctacagaaattaaaactgaacccacagcaGATGAATATGAAGACAATCATGATGATGGTCATGATTTTTTTCTCTCAG atgtgaagagtgAATCATGTTTGGATGGAGAAATAACGTCCTCGactctttcctgcatcaccGGTGGAGAGACATTGAGCTCACAGAGACATGAAGGAAAACAAAGTCATGAAACCCCTTTTTACTGCACTGAATGTGGCAAATATTACACCACCAAACGAAGTCTTACTGATCATAAGAGACttcacacaggagaaaaaccATACGAGTGTCCTCACTGTGAGATGAGATTCAGCCACAAATCCTATCTGAGGAAGCATGTGCTTATACACACCAATGAGAGACCGTATCAGTGCAGTGAATGTGACAAAGCCTTtacaaataaaagttatttaaatttacaccagaaaacacacactggagagaaactctatcagtgttcacactgtgataaaGGTTTCGGTTATAAATCTCAGCTGATAGCCCATGAAagacttcacactggagagaaaccttacgtctgtaGTGTATGTGCGAAGAGTTTCAGCGAACGTTCCAATTTAGTGACACACctgagaactcatacaggtgaaaaaccttacaaatgctctcagtgtgagaagacGTTTACTAAGTCAGGTAACTTAAAAATCcatgagagagttcacactggagagaaaccttacctCTGCTCTCAATGTGGGAAGAGCTTCTCTTCTTCAAGTACTTTGACTCTTCATGcaagagttcacactggagagaaacctcatcaatGTGGTgtttgtggaaagagttttaaaaAACCTGCCAATTTAGTGTCACaccagagaattcatacaggtgataaacctttcaaatgctctcagtgtgagaaaACGTTTACTGAGTCAGGTTCCTTAAAagcccatcagagagttcatactggagagaaaccttaccaCTGTGATGTTTGTGATAAGAGTTTTAATCAACATTACAATTTTGTGTCACaccagagaattcatacaggtgaaaaaccttacaaatgctctcgtTGTGAGAAGACGTTTACTCATTCAAGTTCATTTAAagcccatcagagagttcatactggagagaaaccttacgtctgctctcAATGTGGGAAGAGCTTCTCTACTTCAACTAATTTGACTCTTCATCtaagagttcacactggagaaaaaccttatcACTGCTCAATCTGTGAGAAGAGCTTCACTGGTCTAAGTACTTTTAAAGTTCATGAGagacttcacactggagagaaacctcatcactgtagtgtttgtggaaagagttttaatCAACATGAACATTTAGTGTcacaccagagaactcatacaggtgaaaaaccctACAAATGCTCTCATTGTGAGAAGACTTTTACTCATCCAAGTTCCTTTAAAGACCATGAGAGAGTTCATacaggagagaaaccttacgtctgctcgatctgtggagagagatttGCTGCTTCTAGAAGTCTCCAGAATCATCAGAAGAAAAAACATACTGAAGAACAAACTacattgaaataa